The DNA region AGCGGTCGGGGTGACGGTGTGCGTCGCGCAGCAGTTCCCGCCGGAACTCGACGGGAGCGGCGCCGGACCAGGCATCGGTGATCACCGCGCCCCACGCGATCAGGCAGTGGTTCCCGATGGTGATCCTCGACTCGGCGACGAGCGTGCACCCGTTGAGCACGGTGTAGGCGCCAACCTCGATCGCGCCAGCCGGCCCGACAAGCAGGGCCGCCCTGTCGTAGGCGCCGGTGGCCTCCCCCAGCGACACGCATCCTTCGACGTCCGACACCACGCCGTCGAAGCCGTACGCGCTGTCGATGTACACGTCTCGGCCGAGGCGCAGCCCGGCTGGCAGTCCACGCCCGAACCAGTCGCCAGGCATCAGCGTGCGGCCCGCAGTCATGGTCCGACCACCGTCGCCGGGTTTCCGGCCACGGCCGCCCCGGGTGGCACATCGCGCGTGACCACGGCGCCCGGCTCGATCACGGCGCCCTCGCCGATCGTCACGCCCTTCAGCACCGTCGCATTCCAGCCGATCCAAACGTCGTCGCCGATGCGCACGGGGCGAGCCTCGAGGGACGGCCGACGCGCCCGGTCCCCACGCGGGCTGAGCGCGATCGTGTCGGCGAGCCGCGCCGCCGGTGCGAGCGGGTGGAAGTCGGCGTCGACGACGGTGACGCCGCCGGCGATCAGCACGCGTGCGCCGATGGTGATCTGCGAGGCGCACACGATCGAGGCGTTGGCGACGTAGGTGCCGTCACCGATCGAGATCCGCCCGTGCTCCTCGGTGGCCAGTGACGTCCGCCACAGCGTCACGTCGCGCCCGAGCGTCAGTCCGGCTGGCTCGACCGAGTAGAAGTGCTTGAAGCAGAACGAAGAATCCACGACGCAGTTGTCACCGCAGACGACATTGGCGGGAATGCGACCCGCGAACCAGTCGCACGCGAGCGCCTGCCCGGGCACGATCGCCTGGAACCGCGGCACGTCGCCCGGCGTGTTCATGCGGCGCTACCGTCCCAACGCCGGAATGCCAGCACCGCGTTCAGCCCGCCGAACGCGAACGAGTTCGACAGCGCGACCTCCGCCTGTGTGTGCCGCGGCTCGTTGGGGATGACGTCGAGATCGCACTCCGGATCGCGCCCGACGTAGTTGGCGGTCGGCGGCAGCAGGCCATGGCGCAACGCCAGGACGGTGGCCACGGCCTCCAGCGCGCCGGCCGCCCCAAGCGCGTGCCCGTGCATCGACTTGGTCGAGCTCACCGCCAGTCGGTCCGCATGCGGGCCGAATGCCAGCCGGATCGCGGCGGCCTCCATGGCGTCGTTGGCCGTCGTGCCGGTGCCGTGGGCGTTGACGTACCCCACCGCTGCCGGCGCGACGCCGGCATCCTGGAGCGCTGCGGTGATCGCGCGTGCGGCGCCCTCGGGATGCGGCTGCGTGATGTGGTGCGCGTCGGCCGACATGCCGAACCCGGCGAGCTCGGCATGGATGGGGGCGCCGCGCGCCAGCGCAGCGTCGGCGGGCTCCAGCACGAGCATCGCGCCTCCCTCGCCGAGGATCATGCCGTCGCGTCCCAGCGAGAACGGCCGGCAGGTG from Luteitalea sp. TBR-22 includes:
- a CDS encoding DapH/DapD/GlmU-related protein, with the protein product MTAGRTLMPGDWFGRGLPAGLRLGRDVYIDSAYGFDGVVSDVEGCVSLGEATGAYDRAALLVGPAGAIEVGAYTVLNGCTLVAESRITIGNHCLIAWGAVITDAWSGAAPVEFRRELLRDAHRHPDRWLAHGASPTPVVLGDNVWVGFDAVIMPGVTIGRGAVVSSRSVVRGDVPPYAVVAGDPVRIVRMLDPDDDEDARRRALAECTR
- a CDS encoding acyltransferase; this translates as MNTPGDVPRFQAIVPGQALACDWFAGRIPANVVCGDNCVVDSSFCFKHFYSVEPAGLTLGRDVTLWRTSLATEEHGRISIGDGTYVANASIVCASQITIGARVLIAGGVTVVDADFHPLAPAARLADTIALSPRGDRARRPSLEARPVRIGDDVWIGWNATVLKGVTIGEGAVIEPGAVVTRDVPPGAAVAGNPATVVGP